The Alkalihalophilus pseudofirmus nucleotide sequence CTGAGCCGATCTATCATTTTCTAGAGACGCCGCCTATGTACGGTGATATTCCGCCTGGTCAGCAGGAGACAATCGTTCCAGCTCTTGCTCAATCTTTTCTTGATTGGGGATTCTCTGCTTGGGCGATTTTAGGTACATTAGGTGTAGTAGTACTTATGTATGGCTATTCTAAGGGATTGCCTTTTAAACCTCGAACTTTGCTTTACCCTCTAGTAGGTAAAAACATCATGAATAAAAACAATGTATTAGGTATTGCGGTAGATTCATTCTCCATTATTGCCGTAGCTGCTGGTACCATCGGCCCGATCGGTTTTCTTGGATTACAAGCAGCATATGGGTTAGATTCCTTATTTGGCATTCCAAATACATTTCTCACTCAGTTATTGATTATTTTTGGATTAGTTGCGATTGCAGGGATCTCTGCAGTAACCGGGATTCATCAGGGAATTCAATGGCTAAGCCGATTTAATATAATCTTTACTCTCGTCCTCGTCGTCATTGTATTATTAGTAGGACCAGCTGGCTTTATTATTGATTCATTTGTTGGAACATACGGTGTTTACCTGCGCGATTATTTTGAACTGAGTTTATATCGAGGTGATACAGGCTGGTTATCATTTTGGACGATTTTCTTTTGGGGATGGTTTATCGGGTATGGTCCAATGATGGCTATTTTTATCAGCCGTATCTCTCACGGCCGTACGATTAGAGAACTATTTATTGCCGTAATTGTTATTGCCCCTCTTGTGACGAACTTTTGGTTCACTGTTGTAGGAGGCTCCGGAATCTTCTTTGAACTCCAAAATCCTGGTTCAGTCAGCGAACCGCTTTATGAAGCCGGGCTGCCCGCTTCCATGATTGCTATTGTCACACAATTGCCGTTTGGTTTTTGGATCGCTGCTGCGTTTTTATTAGTAACCATTGTGTTTGTTGCGACTACTACAGATTCGATGTCTTATACAATTTCAATGACAGTAACAGGAAGCAGTACACCAGCTAAATCGATTCGATTGTTTTGGGCGCTTTCTATGGGTGCTGTAGCTGCAGTGCTATTATATTTAGGAGAAGGCAGTATTAATGCTCTTCAATCATTTATTGTCTTTACTGCAGTTCCCGTCTCACTGATCATGCTCCCAACATTGTGGCTTGCCCCTAAAGTGGCGAAGAAAATGGCTAAAGATCAAGGAATTCTATAGCAAAATAAAGCAGCCTATCAATGAGATAGGCTGCTTTTTGTATTATCCTTCAAGTAAAAGTTGTTCTGGATCTTCAAGAAGTTCCTTCACTTTTACAAGGAAGCTGACTGCTTCTTTACCATCAACGATACGGTGATCATAAGATAAAGCAATGTACATCATTGGGCGATTTTCAAAGTTTTCTTGATCAATCGCAACCGGACGCCATTGTACCTTATGCATGCCAAGGATACCAACTTGTGGTGCATTAAGGATTGGTGTAGACCATAATGAACCGAATACACCACCGTTTGTAATTGTGAACGTTCCGCCTTGTAAGTCAGAAATCGCAAGCTTATTGTCACGAGCTTTCTTACCAAGTGAACCGATCTCACGCTCGATACCAGCGAATCCTAGACGATCTGCATCACGTACGACAGGGACAACTAAGCCCTCATCAGTAGATACTGCAACACCGATGTCGTAGTACTTCTTCATTAGGATTTCATCGCCTTGAATTTCAGCGTTTAGTAATGGGAACTCTTTAAGAGCACCAATAACTGCTTTTGTGAAGAATGACATAAAACCAAGTTTCACACCATTTTTCTCAAGGAAGCCATCTTTACGGCGTTTACGTAAATCCATAACAGCCGACATATCCACTTCATTAAACGTAGTCAGCATCGCAGCTGTTTGTTGAGATTCAACAAGACGTTTTGCAATCGTCTGGCGGCGGCGTGACATTTTAATACGCTCTACAGGCTTGCCTGGCTGGTCTGCAGCTGCTGCTTGCGGCTTCTTAGCAGGTGCTTCCGATTTTGCTTGCGGCGCGGCCTTTGGTTGTGACTGATGAGATTCCACATCTTGTTTGCGGATTCGTCCTGTCGGATCATTTGTTGCCACTTCTTTTAAGTCAATTCCTTTTTCACGAGCAAGCTTGCGAGCAGCAGGTGAAGCTAGAGGACGATCTGTAGATGACGTCTCTTCTTGAGTTTCTTCGGCAGCTTCTGCTTTAGGAGCTTCTGCTTTTGGCTCTTCTTTAGGCTCTTCCTTAGCAGCTGGTGCTTCAGTTGATGCAGAAGCATCTCCTGATTCATCGATCACAGCGATAACTTCTCCTACTTCAACTGTATCACCTGGCTCTTTTTTAAACTCTTTAATCACACCAGAGTGTTCTGCAGTAATTTCTACGTTAACCTTATCCGTTTCAAGTTCAGCAATATATTCCCCTTGGTTTACTTGCTCACCAACTTGTTTTAACCATTGTGCAATCGTTCCTTCAGTAATCGATTCAGCTAGTTCTGGTACTTTAATTTCAATCACGGCGATGGCCTCCTTATTATTTGCGAGTCAATGATTCTGTGATGATACGATCTTGTTCTTTCTTATGTGCAACCGGGTCACCTTCAGCAGGACTTGAACGATGAGTACGTCCAATGTATGAAACCGATGCCTCGCTAGGTGTAATCTCACGGATGCGTGACTCGATAAATGGCCAAGCACCCATATTCTTAGGCTCCTCTTGTACCCAAACAATTTCTTTTAAATTTGAGTATCTAGCAAATAATTCACGAATTTGCTTTTTCGGGAACGGATACAGCTCTTCAACACGTGCAATGTGAAGCCAATCCCAGTTTTCGTCAGATTTCTTCACACGGTCTGCAAGGTCAATCGCTACTTTACCGCTGCAAAGGACAATACGTTCTACTTTATCTGCAGCCTCACCTAAGCCAGCTTGTTCAAACACAGGCTTGAATTCTCCTTCAGTAAATTCAGCATGCGTGGAAGCAACAACTGGATTACGAAGCAGACTTTTTGGGGTCATAATTATTAACGGACGAACCGAATCTTTTTCAAGGATAGCCGCTTGACGACGTAAAATGTGGAAATATTGCGCTGCTGATGTACAGTTAGCAATTGTCCAGTTATTTTCAGCCGCAAGTACTAAGAAGCGTTCAACACGGCCGCTTGAGTGCTCAGGTCCTTGCCCTTCATATCCATGTGGCAGAAGACATACAAGTCCTGATTTTTGGCCCCACTTAGCACGCCCTGCAGATACCCATTGGTCAAATATAACTTGAGCTCCGTTGGCGAAATCTCCAAATTGAGCTTCCCAAAGAACAAGAGTCTCAGGTGCAAATACGTTGTAGCCATACTCAAATCCGACTACAGCCATTTCAGAAAGCGGGCTGTTATGAACAGAGAACGACGCGTTCGCATCATCAAATTCTTTAAGCGGCGTATGTGTCTCGTTCGTTTCACGGTCATGCAGCACTAAGTGACGATGTGCAAATGTACCACGTTCTGAATCCTGACCTGAAAGACGAATTGGTGTGCCATCATGTAAAATTGAAGCAAATGCAAGTGTTTCCGCTAATGCCCAGTCAATTTTACCTTCCCCTTCAAACGATTGAAGACGACGCTTAAGAATTTTCTCGAGCTTTTCATTTGGTTTAAACTGTTCCGGCCACGTCAGCAATTGTTCATTGATAGACTTTAGTGTATTAAATTCAACTGAAGTCTTTACTTTTGGAAGTCCGCTTACAATGAAATCAGGTGTAACGATTTCTTTTGCTTTATTAGACTTATTGCCTGCAACCGCATCATATTGTGATTGAAGGTACTCTTGGGCTTC carries:
- a CDS encoding BCCT family transporter — protein: MFLNKQTIDWPVFIISGGALILFVLASFISAEGVANYVDATFNWSATYFGAFWQVFMLLTFLIALGLLFSKYGSVRLGRSEKPETSTFKWISMIMCTLLAGGGVFWAAAEPIYHFLETPPMYGDIPPGQQETIVPALAQSFLDWGFSAWAILGTLGVVVLMYGYSKGLPFKPRTLLYPLVGKNIMNKNNVLGIAVDSFSIIAVAAGTIGPIGFLGLQAAYGLDSLFGIPNTFLTQLLIIFGLVAIAGISAVTGIHQGIQWLSRFNIIFTLVLVVIVLLVGPAGFIIDSFVGTYGVYLRDYFELSLYRGDTGWLSFWTIFFWGWFIGYGPMMAIFISRISHGRTIRELFIAVIVIAPLVTNFWFTVVGGSGIFFELQNPGSVSEPLYEAGLPASMIAIVTQLPFGFWIAAAFLLVTIVFVATTTDSMSYTISMTVTGSSTPAKSIRLFWALSMGAVAAVLLYLGEGSINALQSFIVFTAVPVSLIMLPTLWLAPKVAKKMAKDQGIL
- the odhB gene encoding 2-oxoglutarate dehydrogenase complex dihydrolipoyllysine-residue succinyltransferase translates to MIEIKVPELAESITEGTIAQWLKQVGEQVNQGEYIAELETDKVNVEITAEHSGVIKEFKKEPGDTVEVGEVIAVIDESGDASASTEAPAAKEEPKEEPKAEAPKAEAAEETQEETSSTDRPLASPAARKLAREKGIDLKEVATNDPTGRIRKQDVESHQSQPKAAPQAKSEAPAKKPQAAAADQPGKPVERIKMSRRRQTIAKRLVESQQTAAMLTTFNEVDMSAVMDLRKRRKDGFLEKNGVKLGFMSFFTKAVIGALKEFPLLNAEIQGDEILMKKYYDIGVAVSTDEGLVVPVVRDADRLGFAGIEREIGSLGKKARDNKLAISDLQGGTFTITNGGVFGSLWSTPILNAPQVGILGMHKVQWRPVAIDQENFENRPMMYIALSYDHRIVDGKEAVSFLVKVKELLEDPEQLLLEG